A DNA window from Ipomoea triloba cultivar NCNSP0323 chromosome 10, ASM357664v1 contains the following coding sequences:
- the LOC116033699 gene encoding uncharacterized protein LOC116033699 isoform X1 has protein sequence MQSPSSSSPSLLFSPNSLTVSPSLYTSLRFAIPFKNRSPASIHTSSFPARLSLTFSRVHHRSIPSLHCNAVQEIVETSVVPEPGFVETGYICSVHGLQGEVRVKTATDFPELRFCKVDRIKQPGRRWLRQQILGRQMIQEIELVEGRGHPGQKSWIVKFNEINTVEQAQKLVGSTILVAEDDRPILHEGEFYTRDLVGMRVILKETGEPVGTVINVFNTGASDLLHVELDSSFHPPGQPGKPKREAGASGPLVWVPFVEEIVPNVDLSRKEMLITPPKGLLELNIRTDERSKKERRQLEWKERKKFQRCLIQAKKKLHEMEQHHVFHGFRYGEKSQTSILANEIVTVNSKLLDRVLKNMEIPSRRWSFPDFIRTTKVKHTLKVSEEFYRNGKGEHSERGQHLVSCGKVAVVLSWEGKRELEMSTPQINLNNDMEETYQLLKALLDDDNRLLKAEDRSSVPLVLICPAHSVDSLKELFMNHDFFSFDSEKVWFLEEDMLPVVSSSQEEENKHKILMKSPWEILQRPVGSGGIVGILSSHNLLENLHEMNVEYIQICSVNQGYTNQQMLLGFTDSCEANVGIQFKDVNNVEDDLNMVFSINFMKKLANQTDKLHFHAIVKPNQHSELVNKEWVDVIPSSPNSYEVHCSLDSCLNACSPGKVCLLEVAE, from the exons ATGCAGagcccttcttcttcttctccatctctGCTCTTTTCCCCCAATTCTCTCACTGTCTCACCGTCTCTCTACACCTCTCTGCGCTTCGCAATACCCTTCAAAAATCGAAGCCCTGCTTCTATTCACACCTCTTCATTCCCAGCTCGATTATCTCTCACTTTTTCCCGCGTTCACCACCGCTCTATTCCTTCACTACACTGCAATG cTGTACAAGAGATTGTGGAAACCAGTGTTGTGCCTGAGCCGGGATTTGTAGAGACTGGATATATATGCAGTGTTCATGGGCTTCAAGGTGAGGTTAGGGTAAAGACTGCCACGGATTTTCCTGAACTGCGATTTTGTAAGGTAGACAGAATTAAACAG CCAGGAAGACGGTGGCTGAGGCAACAAATTTTAGGGAGGCAGATGATTCAAGAAATTGAACTGGTTGAGGGTAGGGGGCATCCTGGGCAGAAGAGTTGGATAGTTAAATTTAATGAAATCAACACAGTAGAACAG GCACAAAAACTGGTTGGATCAACCATCCTTGTAGCTGAAGATGATAGACCAATTTTGCATGAAGGTGAATTTTATACCCGTGATCTTGTTGGTATGAGAGTTATTCTTAAG GAAACTGGAGAGCCAGTGGGAACTGTTATTAATGTTTTCAATACTGGAGCAAGTGATCTTCTTCATGTCGAACTTGATTCATCTTTTCATCCACCTGGTCAACCTGGAAAGCCAAAGAGGGAAGCAGGTGCTTCTGGTCCCCTTGTTTGGGTTCCATTTGTTGAAGAAATTGTTCCGAATGTTGACTTAAGTAGAAAGGAAATGTTGATCACGCCTCCAAAGGGACTCCTAGAGTTAAATATCCGCACTGATGAAAGATCTAAGAAAGAAAGGCGCCAGCTT GaatggaaagaaagaaaaaagtttcAAAGATGCCTTATACAAGCCAAGAAGAAACTGCATGAAATGGAGCAGCATCATGTGTTTCATGGGTTCAGATATGGAGAAAAAAGCCAAACAAGTATACTTGCAAATGAGATAGTCACTGTAAATTCTAAATTGCTTGATCGTGTATTGAAGAATATGGAGATTCCATCAAGGAG GTGGAGCTTTCCAGACTTCATAAGAACTACTAAAGTAAAACATACTCTAAAAGTGTCGGAAGAATTCTATCGTAATGGAAAAGGGGAGCATTCTGAGAGAGGTCAGCATCTCGTGTCATGTGGGAAGGTTGCTGTTGTTTTGTCTTGGGAAGGAAAGCGGGAGCTGGAGATGTCTACGCCTCAAATCAACTTGAACAATGATATGGAAGAAACATATCAACTTCTAAAAGCATTGCTAGATGATGACAATAGATTGCTCAAG GCAGAAGATCGGTCATCTGTACCTTTGGTATTGATCTGCCCCGCTCATTCTGTTGATTCTCTAAAAGAGCTGTTTATGAATCATGACTTCTTCTCTTTCGACTCGGAGAAG GTCTGGTTCTTGGAAGAAGATATGCTTCCGGTTGTTAGTAGTTCAcaggaagaagaaaacaaacacAAGATCTTGATGAAATCGCCGTGGGAGATTCTCCAAAGACCAGTTGGATCTGGAGGCATTGTTGGCATACTTTCATCCCACAACCTATTAGAAAATCTACACGAGATGAATGTGGAGTACATTCAG ATTTGTTCTGTTAATCAAGGATACACAAACCAGCAAATGCTGCTTGGTTTCACTGATTCATGCGAAGCAAACGTTGGGATACAATTCAAGGACGTGAACAACGTCGAGGATGATTTGAACATGGTGTTTTCCATCAACTTCATGAAGAAGTTGGCGAATCAGACAGACAAACTTCATTTTCATGCCATCGTGAAGCCAAATCAACATTCCGAGTTGGTGAACAAAGAGTGGGTTGACGTTATCCCCTCGTCGCCTAACTCGTATGAGGTTCATTGTTCACTTGACAGTTGCTTGAATGCTTGTAGTCCTGGTAAGGTTTGTCTGTTAGAGGTTGCAGAGTAG
- the LOC116033699 gene encoding uncharacterized protein LOC116033699 isoform X2, producing MQSPSSSSPSLLFSPNSLTVSPSLYTSLRFAIPFKNRSPASIHTSSFPARLSLTFSRVHHRSIPSLHCNAVQEIVETSVVPEPGFVETGYICSVHGLQGEVRVKTATDFPELRFCKPGRRWLRQQILGRQMIQEIELVEGRGHPGQKSWIVKFNEINTVEQAQKLVGSTILVAEDDRPILHEGEFYTRDLVGMRVILKETGEPVGTVINVFNTGASDLLHVELDSSFHPPGQPGKPKREAGASGPLVWVPFVEEIVPNVDLSRKEMLITPPKGLLELNIRTDERSKKERRQLEWKERKKFQRCLIQAKKKLHEMEQHHVFHGFRYGEKSQTSILANEIVTVNSKLLDRVLKNMEIPSRRWSFPDFIRTTKVKHTLKVSEEFYRNGKGEHSERGQHLVSCGKVAVVLSWEGKRELEMSTPQINLNNDMEETYQLLKALLDDDNRLLKAEDRSSVPLVLICPAHSVDSLKELFMNHDFFSFDSEKVWFLEEDMLPVVSSSQEEENKHKILMKSPWEILQRPVGSGGIVGILSSHNLLENLHEMNVEYIQICSVNQGYTNQQMLLGFTDSCEANVGIQFKDVNNVEDDLNMVFSINFMKKLANQTDKLHFHAIVKPNQHSELVNKEWVDVIPSSPNSYEVHCSLDSCLNACSPGKVCLLEVAE from the exons ATGCAGagcccttcttcttcttctccatctctGCTCTTTTCCCCCAATTCTCTCACTGTCTCACCGTCTCTCTACACCTCTCTGCGCTTCGCAATACCCTTCAAAAATCGAAGCCCTGCTTCTATTCACACCTCTTCATTCCCAGCTCGATTATCTCTCACTTTTTCCCGCGTTCACCACCGCTCTATTCCTTCACTACACTGCAATG cTGTACAAGAGATTGTGGAAACCAGTGTTGTGCCTGAGCCGGGATTTGTAGAGACTGGATATATATGCAGTGTTCATGGGCTTCAAGGTGAGGTTAGGGTAAAGACTGCCACGGATTTTCCTGAACTGCGATTTTGTAAG CCAGGAAGACGGTGGCTGAGGCAACAAATTTTAGGGAGGCAGATGATTCAAGAAATTGAACTGGTTGAGGGTAGGGGGCATCCTGGGCAGAAGAGTTGGATAGTTAAATTTAATGAAATCAACACAGTAGAACAG GCACAAAAACTGGTTGGATCAACCATCCTTGTAGCTGAAGATGATAGACCAATTTTGCATGAAGGTGAATTTTATACCCGTGATCTTGTTGGTATGAGAGTTATTCTTAAG GAAACTGGAGAGCCAGTGGGAACTGTTATTAATGTTTTCAATACTGGAGCAAGTGATCTTCTTCATGTCGAACTTGATTCATCTTTTCATCCACCTGGTCAACCTGGAAAGCCAAAGAGGGAAGCAGGTGCTTCTGGTCCCCTTGTTTGGGTTCCATTTGTTGAAGAAATTGTTCCGAATGTTGACTTAAGTAGAAAGGAAATGTTGATCACGCCTCCAAAGGGACTCCTAGAGTTAAATATCCGCACTGATGAAAGATCTAAGAAAGAAAGGCGCCAGCTT GaatggaaagaaagaaaaaagtttcAAAGATGCCTTATACAAGCCAAGAAGAAACTGCATGAAATGGAGCAGCATCATGTGTTTCATGGGTTCAGATATGGAGAAAAAAGCCAAACAAGTATACTTGCAAATGAGATAGTCACTGTAAATTCTAAATTGCTTGATCGTGTATTGAAGAATATGGAGATTCCATCAAGGAG GTGGAGCTTTCCAGACTTCATAAGAACTACTAAAGTAAAACATACTCTAAAAGTGTCGGAAGAATTCTATCGTAATGGAAAAGGGGAGCATTCTGAGAGAGGTCAGCATCTCGTGTCATGTGGGAAGGTTGCTGTTGTTTTGTCTTGGGAAGGAAAGCGGGAGCTGGAGATGTCTACGCCTCAAATCAACTTGAACAATGATATGGAAGAAACATATCAACTTCTAAAAGCATTGCTAGATGATGACAATAGATTGCTCAAG GCAGAAGATCGGTCATCTGTACCTTTGGTATTGATCTGCCCCGCTCATTCTGTTGATTCTCTAAAAGAGCTGTTTATGAATCATGACTTCTTCTCTTTCGACTCGGAGAAG GTCTGGTTCTTGGAAGAAGATATGCTTCCGGTTGTTAGTAGTTCAcaggaagaagaaaacaaacacAAGATCTTGATGAAATCGCCGTGGGAGATTCTCCAAAGACCAGTTGGATCTGGAGGCATTGTTGGCATACTTTCATCCCACAACCTATTAGAAAATCTACACGAGATGAATGTGGAGTACATTCAG ATTTGTTCTGTTAATCAAGGATACACAAACCAGCAAATGCTGCTTGGTTTCACTGATTCATGCGAAGCAAACGTTGGGATACAATTCAAGGACGTGAACAACGTCGAGGATGATTTGAACATGGTGTTTTCCATCAACTTCATGAAGAAGTTGGCGAATCAGACAGACAAACTTCATTTTCATGCCATCGTGAAGCCAAATCAACATTCCGAGTTGGTGAACAAAGAGTGGGTTGACGTTATCCCCTCGTCGCCTAACTCGTATGAGGTTCATTGTTCACTTGACAGTTGCTTGAATGCTTGTAGTCCTGGTAAGGTTTGTCTGTTAGAGGTTGCAGAGTAG